A stretch of the Bombyx mori chromosome 12, ASM3026992v2 genome encodes the following:
- the LOC134199861 gene encoding uncharacterized protein LOC134199861: MITYVVHGLNLFSLLIQNIVNFAALIGKFILLFLIYVSSAILETKNSIKLFFEIVYEDNFSTFAEDLPNCVCNFKDATVDHFLYLGRTIVSIYYDIYSRLTSTVTTTVQTIGNVFVNLSEVLLIFSKCIIFLGDTVWLMLTFIPVHLPQLVKVMIRYTFDTAINVTVDAYMNLLNFTNFLTDVPLQSFAGLTISILIARLTIHYWESILSHLHIYYWSLVRNVIYFYYAIVHYISNSEVRIITQIANGEDIETRNMSFEIDEDPSSNQSDSLCVICQERQKCVLTLPCRHICLCTECCRRLYGYQRTCPICRTFIYHSVTVYL; the protein is encoded by the coding sequence ATGATTACCTACGTTGTTCATGgactaaatttattttcattgctcaTACAGAATATTGTAAACTTCGCTGCTCTTATTGGCAAATTTATTCTACTTTTTCTAATTTACGTGTCTTCTGCAATTTTAGAAACGAAAAATAGCATTAAgcttttttttgaaattgtgtatgaagataaTTTTTCAACTTTTGCCGAAGATTTGCCAAACTGTGTGTGTAATTTTAAAGATGCAACTGTTGACCATTTTTTGTATTTGGGGAGAACAATAGTATCgatatattatgatatttacTCTAGACTAACTTCAACAGTGACAACTACAGTGCAAACAATTGGAAATGTGTTTGTGAATCTTAGTGAAGTGCTATTGATATTTTCAAAATGTATTATATTCCTGGGAGATACAGTGTGGTTAATGCTAACGTTTATTCCTGTTCACCTTCCTCAACTTGTTAAAGTAATGATAAGGTATACTTTTGATACTGCTATAAATGTTACAGTAGATGCATATatgaatttattaaactttacaAATTTTTTAACAGATGTGCCTTTACAATCGTTTGCAGGTTTGACAATAAGTATCTTAATTGCACGTTTAACAATACATTATTGGGAATCTATTCTCTctcatttacatatatattattggtCTTTGGTTaggaatgtaatttatttttattatgctaTTGTACATTATATTAGTAATTCAGAAGTACGTATTATAACTCAAATTGCCAATGGTGAAGATATAGAAACAAGAAATATGAGTTTTGAAATTGATGAAGATCCATCTTCTAATCAATCAGACTCATTATGTGTTATATGTCAAGAGCGTCAAAAATGTGTCTTAACTTTACCTTGTCGACATATATGCTTATGCACTGAATGTTGCAGACGTTTATATGGATATCAAAGGACTTGCCCTATATGTAGAACTTTTATTTACCATTCTGTAACAGTGTACTTGTGA
- the LOC101742390 gene encoding pre-mRNA-processing factor 40 homolog A isoform X3, giving the protein MEPPSAGTSSPGLLNAPPLLPPPMLSGMPPPMPPAVAMPPVPGLPPNMATLPPPMGFPPMLPPPFSIPPPGFPAFKPELNAPAPDVAPSANQSSPWSEHKAPDGRTYYYNSVTKQSLWEKPDDLKTSAEKLLSACVWKEYTTNTGRLYYHNIETKESSWVVPKELQEIKDKIAAEEAAQRIVMEVTPSEVPLPAEPAGSSALDEAMAKTLAAIDTSLATSIPVPDEIEPEDTVSINNETQEQPEMLYKDKKEAIEAFKELLKDKNIPSNATWEQCVKVISKDPRYVTFKKLNEKKQAFNAYKTQKLKDEREEQRLKTKKNRENLEEFLLSCERVTSLTKFYKCEEMFSNLEIWRCVPEADRRDIFEDCIFTIAKREKEEAKALKKRNMKMLTQVLENMSEITYSSTWSEAQVLLLENSAFKNDVSLLGMDKEDALIVFEQHIRNLEAEYQQEREQIKKRNKRQQRKNRDNFLALLDSLHEEGKLTSMSLWVELYPVISADMRFSAMLGQSGSTPLDLFKFYVENLKARFHDEKKIIKEILKDKNFEVKPETTFEEFATVVCEDSKSASLDAGNVKLTYNSLLEKAETRKKEKLKEESKAQKKIESAFKWALSDANIDHLLSWSEVKEKLDLNAPEFAAVTSEEDRIRIYKDYQHEQEESCMHYHHPKPKKSKRSKKKKRSHSASLSRSASASRSPSPAPSHGTWSSDEGRKPKKTKKKHRRHSPAPKSPSPEEGGITDDEEVIRHKNKKTKRSAPSSPEEEQEPEIVYKPKKKKDKKDKKERQK; this is encoded by the exons ATG gaGCCACCCAGTGCGGGGACCAGTTCTCCGGGTCTCTTAAACGCGCCTCCTCTTTTACCGCCTCCAATGCTAAGCGGTATGCCTCCACCAATGCCGCCCGCTGTGGCAATGCCACCAGTGCCTGGGTTACCTCCAAATATGGCTACATTACCACCGCCCATGGGCTTTCCTCCCATGTTGCCGCCTCCATTTTCAATACCACCGCCAGGATTCCCTGCATTCAAACCG GAATTAAATGCTCCTGCACCAGATGTTGCTCCATCGGCAAATCAAAGTAGTCCATGGTCTGAACATAAGGCCCCTGATGGAAGAACATATTACTATAATTCTGTAACCAAACAAAGCTTGTGGGAAAAACCTGACGACTTAAAAACGTCAGCTGAG AAACTATTATCTGCTTGTGTATGGAAAGAATATACCACAAATACTGGCAGACTTTACTATCATAATATTGAGACAAAGGAGTCCAGTTGGGTAGTACCGAAAGAATTACAGGAGATTAAAGACAAAATTGCTGCTGAAGAAGCTGCTCA GCGCATTGTGATGGAAGTAACACCGAGTGAGGTGCCGCTGCCGGCAGAGCCTGCAGGCTCCTCCGCCCTTGACGAAGCTATGGCTAAAACATTAGCAGCCATTGATACCTCATTGGCCACATCCATACCTGTACCTGACGAAA TAGAACCAGAAGACACAGTTTCAATTAATAATGAAACTCAAGAACAACCTGAGATGTTGTACAAAGACAAGAAAGAAGCTATTGAAGCATTTAAAGAACTCCTGAAAGATAAG AATATACCCTCAAATGCAACATGGGAACAATGTGTAAAAGTTATTTCAAAAGATCCACGATATGTCACTTTTAAAAAACTCAATGAAAAGAAACAAGCGTTCAATGCTTACAAAACTCAAAAACTAAAAGATGAAAGAGAGGAACAGAG actgaaaacaaaaaaaaatcgcgaGAATCTTGAAGAGTTTTTGTTGAGTTGCGAACGGGTGACATCTCtaacaaaattttacaaatgtGAAGAAATGTTCAGCAATCTAGAG ATTTGGCGATGTGTTCCAGAAGCCGATCGTAGGGACATATTTGAAGATTGTATTTTTACTATAGCGAAACGGGAAAAAGAAGAAGCAAAGGCTTTAAAGAAACGGAACATGAAAATGTTAACCCAG GTATTAGAGAACATGAGCGAAATTACGTACAGTAGTACGTGGAGTGAGGCACAAGTACTATTGCTAGAAAATTCAGCTTTTAAAAATGATGTTAGTTTACTAGGTATGGACAAGGAAGATGCCCTGATTG tatTTGAACAACACATACGAAATTTAGAAGCTGAATATCAACAAGAAAGAGAACAAATTAAAAAGAGGAATAAAAgacaacaaagaaaaaatagaGACAACTTTTTG gCTTTGCTGGACAGTCTTCATGAAGAAGGTAAATTGACATCGATGTCTCTATGGGTCGAGCTGTATCCGGTTATTTCTGCAGACATGAGATTTTCAGCTATGTTAG GACAAAGCGGATCGACACCGTTAGACTTATTCAAGTTTTACGTTGAAAATTTGAAAGCGAGGTTCCACGACGAAAAGAAGATAATAAAGGAGATACTGAAAGACAAGAATTTCGAAGTTAAACCGGAGACCACGTTCGAGGAGTTCGCCACCGTCGTGTGCGAGGACAGCAAGTCCGCCTCGCTCGACGCCGGAAATGTCAAACTTACTTACAATTCGCTTTTAGAGAAG gCTGAAActagaaagaaggagaaattgAAAGAAGAATCGAAAGCTCAAAAGAAAATAGAATCTGCATTTAAATGGGCATTGAGTGATGCAAACATCGACCACCTGCTCTCGTGGAGCGAGGTTAAGGAGAAACTTGACTTGAACGCGCCAGAGTTTGCCGCCGTCACCAGTGAAGAAGACAGAATTAGAATTTATAAG GATTATCAGCATGAACAAGAAGAAAGCTGCATGCACTATCACCATCCAAAACCAAAGAAGTCCAAACGATCAAAGAAGAAGAAGCGTTCTCACTCTGCCTCTTTG TCTCGGTCAGCATCAGCGTCGCGGTCGCCATCCCCGGCACCGAGCCACGGCACTTGGAGCTCCGACGAGGGCCGGAAACCCAAGAAAACTAAGAAGAAGCATCGGAGGCACTCTCCTGCTCCG
- the LOC101742390 gene encoding pre-mRNA-processing factor 40 homolog A isoform X4: protein MEPPSAGTSSPGLLNAPPLLPPPMLSGMPPPMPPAVAMPPVPGLPPNMATLPPPMGFPPMLPPPFSIPPPGFPAFKPELNAPAPDVAPSANQSSPWSEHKAPDGRTYYYNSVTKQSLWEKPDDLKTSAEKLLSACVWKEYTTNTGRLYYHNIETKESSWVVPKELQEIKDKIAAEEAAQRIVMEVTPSEVPLPAEPAGSSALDEAMAKTLAAIDTSLATSIPVPDEKPEDTVSINNETQEQPEMLYKDKKEAIEAFKELLKDKNIPSNATWEQCVKVISKDPRYVTFKKLNEKKQAFNAYKTQKLKDEREEQRLKTKKNRENLEEFLLSCERVTSLTKFYKCEEMFSNLEIWRCVPEADRRDIFEDCIFTIAKREKEEAKALKKRNMKMLTQVLENMSEITYSSTWSEAQVLLLENSAFKNDVSLLGMDKEDALIVFEQHIRNLEAEYQQEREQIKKRNKRQQRKNRDNFLALLDSLHEEGKLTSMSLWVELYPVISADMRFSAMLGQSGSTPLDLFKFYVENLKARFHDEKKIIKEILKDKNFEVKPETTFEEFATVVCEDSKSASLDAGNVKLTYNSLLEKAETRKKEKLKEESKAQKKIESAFKWALSDANIDHLLSWSEVKEKLDLNAPEFAAVTSEEDRIRIYKDYQHEQEESCMHYHHPKPKKSKRSKKKKRSHSASLSRSASASRSPSPAPSHGTWSSDEGRKPKKTKKKHRRHSPAPKSPSPEEGGITDDEEVIRHKNKKTKRSAPSSPEEEQEPEIVYKPKKKKDKKDKKERQK from the exons ATG gaGCCACCCAGTGCGGGGACCAGTTCTCCGGGTCTCTTAAACGCGCCTCCTCTTTTACCGCCTCCAATGCTAAGCGGTATGCCTCCACCAATGCCGCCCGCTGTGGCAATGCCACCAGTGCCTGGGTTACCTCCAAATATGGCTACATTACCACCGCCCATGGGCTTTCCTCCCATGTTGCCGCCTCCATTTTCAATACCACCGCCAGGATTCCCTGCATTCAAACCG GAATTAAATGCTCCTGCACCAGATGTTGCTCCATCGGCAAATCAAAGTAGTCCATGGTCTGAACATAAGGCCCCTGATGGAAGAACATATTACTATAATTCTGTAACCAAACAAAGCTTGTGGGAAAAACCTGACGACTTAAAAACGTCAGCTGAG AAACTATTATCTGCTTGTGTATGGAAAGAATATACCACAAATACTGGCAGACTTTACTATCATAATATTGAGACAAAGGAGTCCAGTTGGGTAGTACCGAAAGAATTACAGGAGATTAAAGACAAAATTGCTGCTGAAGAAGCTGCTCA GCGCATTGTGATGGAAGTAACACCGAGTGAGGTGCCGCTGCCGGCAGAGCCTGCAGGCTCCTCCGCCCTTGACGAAGCTATGGCTAAAACATTAGCAGCCATTGATACCTCATTGGCCACATCCATACCTGTACCTGACGAAA AACCAGAAGACACAGTTTCAATTAATAATGAAACTCAAGAACAACCTGAGATGTTGTACAAAGACAAGAAAGAAGCTATTGAAGCATTTAAAGAACTCCTGAAAGATAAG AATATACCCTCAAATGCAACATGGGAACAATGTGTAAAAGTTATTTCAAAAGATCCACGATATGTCACTTTTAAAAAACTCAATGAAAAGAAACAAGCGTTCAATGCTTACAAAACTCAAAAACTAAAAGATGAAAGAGAGGAACAGAG actgaaaacaaaaaaaaatcgcgaGAATCTTGAAGAGTTTTTGTTGAGTTGCGAACGGGTGACATCTCtaacaaaattttacaaatgtGAAGAAATGTTCAGCAATCTAGAG ATTTGGCGATGTGTTCCAGAAGCCGATCGTAGGGACATATTTGAAGATTGTATTTTTACTATAGCGAAACGGGAAAAAGAAGAAGCAAAGGCTTTAAAGAAACGGAACATGAAAATGTTAACCCAG GTATTAGAGAACATGAGCGAAATTACGTACAGTAGTACGTGGAGTGAGGCACAAGTACTATTGCTAGAAAATTCAGCTTTTAAAAATGATGTTAGTTTACTAGGTATGGACAAGGAAGATGCCCTGATTG tatTTGAACAACACATACGAAATTTAGAAGCTGAATATCAACAAGAAAGAGAACAAATTAAAAAGAGGAATAAAAgacaacaaagaaaaaatagaGACAACTTTTTG gCTTTGCTGGACAGTCTTCATGAAGAAGGTAAATTGACATCGATGTCTCTATGGGTCGAGCTGTATCCGGTTATTTCTGCAGACATGAGATTTTCAGCTATGTTAG GACAAAGCGGATCGACACCGTTAGACTTATTCAAGTTTTACGTTGAAAATTTGAAAGCGAGGTTCCACGACGAAAAGAAGATAATAAAGGAGATACTGAAAGACAAGAATTTCGAAGTTAAACCGGAGACCACGTTCGAGGAGTTCGCCACCGTCGTGTGCGAGGACAGCAAGTCCGCCTCGCTCGACGCCGGAAATGTCAAACTTACTTACAATTCGCTTTTAGAGAAG gCTGAAActagaaagaaggagaaattgAAAGAAGAATCGAAAGCTCAAAAGAAAATAGAATCTGCATTTAAATGGGCATTGAGTGATGCAAACATCGACCACCTGCTCTCGTGGAGCGAGGTTAAGGAGAAACTTGACTTGAACGCGCCAGAGTTTGCCGCCGTCACCAGTGAAGAAGACAGAATTAGAATTTATAAG GATTATCAGCATGAACAAGAAGAAAGCTGCATGCACTATCACCATCCAAAACCAAAGAAGTCCAAACGATCAAAGAAGAAGAAGCGTTCTCACTCTGCCTCTTTG TCTCGGTCAGCATCAGCGTCGCGGTCGCCATCCCCGGCACCGAGCCACGGCACTTGGAGCTCCGACGAGGGCCGGAAACCCAAGAAAACTAAGAAGAAGCATCGGAGGCACTCTCCTGCTCCG